GCGTCATCGAACTGACCGAATTGACCTTCGCTCATTACCACCAGGCCGACTGGCATGTGGTCATGACCGGCGACGACCCGCGGATGACCTGCGTGAACCAGTACGACGAAACCGACTACAACCACCTGCACCGCCGCTGGGAAGACCTCGGGCTGCACTATTGGTACGAGCACCGGGCGGATGGACATACGCTCTGGCTCGGCGACAAGAGCACGCTCGCGCAGCCGATCGATCCGACCGGGATCGACGATTCCGGCGGGATCCCGTTCCGCGACAAGGCCGGTTCGCTCGAGGACGACGGCATCCGGGAATGGAGTCCGGTGCGACGCGTCGGCTCCGGACAGACGACCCTGGCCAGCTTCGACTACAAGAACCCGGTTGCGCAGCGCTCGAGCGCCGAGTCCCTGAACAACCAGGGTGACGTCTTTCCGTACGAGGTCTACGAGAACACGGGTTCATATGGCTTCCGCACTCACAGCGATGGCGAGAAGCTCGCGCAGCAGCGCATGGACGAGCACGACGCGAACACGCAATATTTTGAAGCGCGCGGCAACGATCGTACCGTCCAGCCAGGCCGGTGCTTCAAGCTCGGCGGCCACTTCAGCGCCGACCTGCAAGCCGCCAGGAACGGCGAAGCGCCGCGCGGCAGCATCGCCGACCGGGCTTACCTGATCCTCTCCGTCGACCACGAAGCCAGCAACAATTACCAGGCTGGGCCAGGCGCGCCATCGAATTACGAGAACAGCTTCCGGTGCGTGCGCAAGGATATCCAGTGGCGTCCGGGCCGCAACCATAACAGCCAGCCCTGCACCTGCCCCGCCATCCAGACGGCCATCGTGGTCGGGCCCGCCGGCTCTGACATCCACACCGATGGCTACGGGCGGGTCAAGATCCAATTTCACTGGGACAGGCTGGGCAATTACGACGAGAACAGTTCTCCCTGGCTTCGCGTCATGTCGCCGGGTGCGGGCAGCGAATTCGGGAATATTCGTCTGCCGCGGGTTGGTGAGGAAGTGGCGGTGGTTTATCTCGACGGGAATATTGATCATCCTGTGGTTCTTGGCGCGCTGTACAACTCCACCCACATGCCACCGTGGCAGTTGCCTGAGCAGCAGGCCTTGACCGGTCTGCGAAGCCGAGAACTCCAGGCGGGCGAAGGAAGCGGCAGAGGCAATCACCTGGTGCTCGACGACACGGCCGGCAAGATTCAGGCGCAGCTGAAAAGCGATCATCAGTGCAGTCAGCTGTCGCTGGGGCACATTACCCGGATCGAGGACACGACCGGCCGAACGGAACCCCGCGGCGAGGGGTGGGAACTGGCCACAAACGCGTGGGGCGTTGCACGTGCGGGCCAAGGCATGCTCATCACCACGGAAGCGCGGCCGAACGCTGTTTCCCACATCAAGAATATGGGTGAAACGATTCAGCGGCTGTCGACGGCGGCAGACCTACAAGAGCAGTTGACGGGGATGGCGCAGCACTATGGCGCTCAGGAGAAGCAGGAACCCCAGCAAGCGGACGCCGTTGAGGACCTCAAGTCCCAGAACCAGGGCATCCGGGGCGGCGGCAAAGGAGAGTTCCCGGAATTGACCGAGCCGCACCTTATCGTCGCGAGCCCGGCCGGGATCGAACTCAGCTCCGCGCAATCCACCCACATCGCCAGCAGCCGTCACACCGCCATCACCAGCGGCAAAAGCCTGTCGATCGCGAGCGTCGACGGGCTTTTCGCAAGTATTGGCAAGACCTTTCGGCTATTCGTGCACAAGGCCGGCATGAAGCTGATCGCTGCCGGAGGCAAGGTGTCCGTGCAAGCGCAAGAGGATGACGTGGAGGTCATTGCCAACAAGGTCCTTGAACTACTCAGTGAGACGGATTGGGTTGATATCCGCGGCAAAAAAGGCGTGCGGCTGCATGGCGTGAACAACATGGTCGAGATCGGTGAGCAGGTCCAATTCTTCACCTCTTCACCTGTGCTATTCCACGGCAACCTGGAAACGTTGCCTGCAAAAAGCGTATCGCAGGCTTTCAATGAACGCTCGTCCGACTATCGATTTGACCAGGAGGTCAACTTCGTCAACGCGAATATGAAACCGGAGAAGAACATCGCTTACGAACTCGTGCGCGGCGATGGAACAGTCATCGACGGAAAAACCTCAGCCAGCGGCAGCACCCAAGTTCAGAAATCAGGCAGTTTCGACTCCTACACCATCCGCTACAAGGGCGAATTACCATGAGCGACCAATCCGGACTGAATGAGCGAGGAAATCACCAGGGCGAATTCACGCAGGGTGTCGGCGGATGGGCCGAATACACGGTCTACATGACGGAAACATCTGACACAATCCGCCACGATGTCAAGCTACCGCCGCGCAAAGTTCTTCCTGTGATTTTCCTGCCAGGCGTGATGGGCAGTAACCTAAGGCTAAGCAGGGAACGGCAGAAAAAGCTGGACCGACTAGACAACCGGTCGTGGCGGCCGGACGATATGGTCGGCATCGTGAACGAGGTAGGTCTTGCGGCTTTCGACACTGACATTGGCGGATGGTACAAAAACGCCACGCCGGCGCAACGGCAACTCATGCTCGATCCGAACGAGACGGAAGTCGAGTACTACCACTATACCGAGAGCAAAGGACGTTTTGATCCCGAGGGCAAGGAAACGCTGGCGGCGGACCAGCGACATCAAAATGTTCCTGACAGTCTCCAGCCCATCCCACCCTTGATGGGGCCATCGCTACGAACGGGCCACCTGCCCAATCGCCGGTCGGCTACCGCCAAGCGCGAATCCCCGGCGCAGATAGCAAGATGGCGCGGCTGGAGCGAAGTCTTGTTCAAAGGGGCTTATGGCCAGATGTTGACAACGGCTGAAAGCTATCTTAACAACATGTTCGTTCATGACCGGATCAATCCGAATTGGCAGCGAGTCCTCGCAAACCCGAGCACCTTCGGCGCCGTCGATTTTGATACTGCGTTGACCGAGAAAGATCTGCGCAAAGTCGCCGCTTGCTGGTATCCGGTCCACGCCATGGGCTACAACTACCTGAAGAGCAACGGCGAATCTGCAAAGGTAATCGCAGACCGCATCCGCGGGCTTGCCACAGGCTACCAGAAACGGGGTTTCCAATGCGACGAGGTGATTATCGTAACGCACAGCATGGGCGGTCTTCTCGCACGCGCGCTCATCCATCCGAAGTATGGAAATCTGCTCAACGACCCCAGCGTCAAGGTACTCGGCATTTACCACAATGTGATGCCGACCATGGGCGCCGCTGCGTCCTACAAGCGCACGCGATTCGGCTTCCTTGAAGGACCTGGAACGATTGCTGAAATCGGGGCACGCGTTCTCGGAATCGATGGGCAAAATGCGACCGCCATCCTGGCCAATGCACCTGCTGCCCTAGAATTGTTTCCTGGATCGGCCTACGGCAAGGCGTGGCTCAAAGTTTTGGATGGATCAGGGCGCGAGATGTGGAGTTTGCCTAGTAACGAGGAAAGCGCCTTGGAAAGCATTTATCTGCAGCCTGCAGACAAGTGGTGGCGGCTATTCAATCCAGATTGGGTCAATCCCGGGCGCGTGAAAATAACAGCCGGCGGAGGCATTGAAGCCGTGCTGAAACGGGTTGAACTGGCTGCCAGGTTTGTCGAGGACATTAGAGCTACTTTTCACCCGACCAATTGCTATGCCAGCTTCTGTTCGTCGCCGGAACGCCCCAGCTATGGCGAGATCATTTTCAAAGTAGCCGACCGCGAAGTATGGGATGCCCGCAGCAACGACCTTCCCCCGGTCGAGAGCTGGAAGCTCTTGAGTGACGATGCCAGAGGGACGCTGAAAGTCCAGGCCGGCGCGCGCATGCTGACCCTCACGCTCCAGCCGCCAACAGCACCTGGGGACGAGACCGTACCCGCTGAGCGCTCTGCCAAACAGATCGTTGGCAAACTGTTCGTACACGGCCAAACTAAGGGCAAAAGTTACGAACATCAGAACAGCTACTCCGACCGTGACGTACTGGCGTCCCTGCTGTATTCCATCGTACAAATTGCCAAGACAGCGAAATGGGAGTGATCGTGAATACCAAGCCCTTTCTGAAGCGCAGCGCGATCTTGGTCGGCTCGCTCATCGTTCTGGGGTCGATATTTGGAAACTCCCGCAGCTACACTTACAAGGAGACTGCCGTGCCCACGCCAGTAAAGCTCAGTCCGCGTCTGCGAGCTCTATTCGAAAAAACGAAGATTCTCTGTTTTGGCCGCTATGCGATCGAGGTACCGCAAGAAGCGCAACTTGTTTGGGGGAGTACCTCTTTCCCTTCGGAAATAAAAATTATTTCCGGTGGCATCAATGAAGTAAAAGGTGTTGTTGAAAAAAGATTGCAACCCTCGAGCGCGCTGCCGATACAGCCGATGTTAAGTACAGCGGGCCCGGTCCAATCGATGATAGTTGGCAAATACGATATTATGAGGATGATTTATCGAAGAAATATAATCTTTATTTTTTCAACACATATGTCAGCAAAGGCAATCTTACATTTGTCTTAGGAGACGCGACCGAGAAAGGCGAATCCGAAAGTACGGTAATCGCGCGGCAGCTTGCGAAAGCAAAAAGCTTGAGGCTGCGCGGCGCTGAGGAAGTACCAGCCGAGTCGGGCTTCTGCATCGAACACGCATTCATGCGCGGCGATCAATATGATGAGCAAGAGATGGTAAATGTAGGTATTTACTTGCCCAGCCTTTCGGACGTGACATTCTCGATCAACTCGAACAAGGATGCCTACGCCGACATTGACAAGACCGAATTCGAGAAAACGGAACGCGATAAACTATCTCTGCTCGCCCGAATCAAAGCTGCGCAAAAGACCCAAGGCGCGTTGTACCCAAAGCGCGACGTCTTGCGCGAAGGAAAGCGCAACGTGCAGCACTGGAAAGGCGAGGAGTCCCTTATCCGCAGGCCTGACGGCGCTCACGATTTCGAATGGGCTTTCGTTGGTACGCCAACAGACGTCGCCAACCCGTCCGAGTTTCACGCCGCGATGTTCACCAAGGTTGCGGATAATACGGTCGGCGCAGCCAAGAAGGCATCCGTCAGCGACGACGAGGCTGTTGCGCTGTGGGACAAACTCCTCTCCGGCCTGAAATTCCGGGTTAAAGTGCCTGGAGCGCCGGAAGGTTCGTACTTTATACATCCAGGTAAAGCCGGAACTGCCTCCGCAAGCCATTGACCTTTGAATCACGGTCTCTGCTCAGGAACGAACGGACTCATGATGAAACATCACGGACGTAATGTAGTTCGCCTCAACGACAAAACCGATCACGGCGGCCAAGTCATCAGCGCATCCTCGGGCACAACCGTGATGGGCGTGGTCGCAGCACTTCAGGACGACATGACGCACTGTCCCAAGTGCAAGGGTGATTTTGCGATCAAGACCGACGGTACCGGGGCACGACACGAAGGCAAGTCGTATGCCTATGACGGGGACGTGACGGAATGTGGGGCGCGGCTGATAGCATCACCATGAGTTGAGTAATCGGCCGCGTGACTGCTTCCCACGACTCGTCAAAAGTTTAGCCGCGCCCGGTCCTTAAACCATCCAGATACGGATCAATCACACACTTCCCCAACGCAATCAGATCAAAGTCCTGCGGATCGAACATCCAATTGCGGATCAGCCCATCAATCATGATCCACAGCGCCAGCGCGACCCGCGTCGGATCGATCTGACGCGAAATCAGACCCTTGTCGGCGGCCAAGCCGATGCGGCGTTCCGCGCGCGTCATCCAGTTGGCCATATTGCCCTTGCGGCGCTGGCGCACCGCGTCCATCTCGCCGACGAATTCCACTTTCAGCGTCGCGATCTCGAACACGCGGCGCGCGCCCGGGTCGTTCACGGTCCGGTCCAGCACGGCCAGCATGTGGTTGCGCAGGTCGACGAGCGGGTCTTCCGATTCGGCCTGGTCCAGCACCTGCATCTCCGCTTCCAGCGGCAGGATCGCGCGCTCCATCATTGCGTTGAACAGCGCGCCCTTGTCGTCAAAATGCCAATAAATGGCTCCGCGCGTCACACCGGCTGCCGTTGCGATATGCTGCAACGTCGTGCGCGAAACACCTTGCTCTACGAACAATTTTTCCGCAGCATCCAAAATGCTGTCACGGGTCGCCGCCGCCTCTTCCTTGGTTCTGCGGGCCATCCGTCATACTCTCCGTTTTTATAGGTAAGAAACATTAAACATACACTCGTGATAGTATATCGGGGTTTTCCCAAAAGTCAGCGATAAACCCGAAGCCGTGCAAGAGGAAGCGACGAACGACCCGCGATGTGTTGCATTTTTTGAACGGTCGATCGAGCCCTGATCAACAGTGCCGCGGATCGGTTTTGTCCTTTTTTCCACAAGAAGGAAGCATTGAATGCGCTCTGCCCACTCCTCCCTCACCCTCACCAGGATCGCTGCGTGCACCCTGGTCGCCGTGGCCGCCTTGTCGGGCTGCGGGTCCAAGGATAACGCCCAGGCCGGTCCCGGCGCCGCCGGCGCCAAGATGCCGCCCCCGCAGGTCGGGGTGATCACCACCAAGTCCCAGCAGGT
This genomic stretch from Massilia putida harbors:
- a CDS encoding type VI secretion system Vgr family protein codes for the protein MDGSQAIAAGTALSVFSHDAQHDRLMRLAFPRGDGPDAVLLPNRLTAHEEVSRCFRFEVELLSDDARIPLKAMMARMVTISVVREDGSLRYFNGYITEFRFLRTDGGFAFYHMVLEPWLAFARLRKDNVSFHGKSVIELTELTFAHYHQADWHVVMTGDDPRMTCVNQYDETDYNHLHRRWEDLGLHYWYEHRADGHTLWLGDKSTLAQPIDPTGIDDSGGIPFRDKAGSLEDDGIREWSPVRRVGSGQTTLASFDYKNPVAQRSSAESLNNQGDVFPYEVYENTGSYGFRTHSDGEKLAQQRMDEHDANTQYFEARGNDRTVQPGRCFKLGGHFSADLQAARNGEAPRGSIADRAYLILSVDHEASNNYQAGPGAPSNYENSFRCVRKDIQWRPGRNHNSQPCTCPAIQTAIVVGPAGSDIHTDGYGRVKIQFHWDRLGNYDENSSPWLRVMSPGAGSEFGNIRLPRVGEEVAVVYLDGNIDHPVVLGALYNSTHMPPWQLPEQQALTGLRSRELQAGEGSGRGNHLVLDDTAGKIQAQLKSDHQCSQLSLGHITRIEDTTGRTEPRGEGWELATNAWGVARAGQGMLITTEARPNAVSHIKNMGETIQRLSTAADLQEQLTGMAQHYGAQEKQEPQQADAVEDLKSQNQGIRGGGKGEFPELTEPHLIVASPAGIELSSAQSTHIASSRHTAITSGKSLSIASVDGLFASIGKTFRLFVHKAGMKLIAAGGKVSVQAQEDDVEVIANKVLELLSETDWVDIRGKKGVRLHGVNNMVEIGEQVQFFTSSPVLFHGNLETLPAKSVSQAFNERSSDYRFDQEVNFVNANMKPEKNIAYELVRGDGTVIDGKTSASGSTQVQKSGSFDSYTIRYKGELP
- a CDS encoding T6SS immunity protein Tli4 family protein, which gives rise to MRLRGAEEVPAESGFCIEHAFMRGDQYDEQEMVNVGIYLPSLSDVTFSINSNKDAYADIDKTEFEKTERDKLSLLARIKAAQKTQGALYPKRDVLREGKRNVQHWKGEESLIRRPDGAHDFEWAFVGTPTDVANPSEFHAAMFTKVADNTVGAAKKASVSDDEAVALWDKLLSGLKFRVKVPGAPEGSYFIHPGKAGTASASH
- a CDS encoding PAAR domain-containing protein codes for the protein MMKHHGRNVVRLNDKTDHGGQVISASSGTTVMGVVAALQDDMTHCPKCKGDFAIKTDGTGARHEGKSYAYDGDVTECGARLIASP
- a CDS encoding TetR family transcriptional regulator gives rise to the protein MARRTKEEAAATRDSILDAAEKLFVEQGVSRTTLQHIATAAGVTRGAIYWHFDDKGALFNAMMERAILPLEAEMQVLDQAESEDPLVDLRNHMLAVLDRTVNDPGARRVFEIATLKVEFVGEMDAVRQRRKGNMANWMTRAERRIGLAADKGLISRQIDPTRVALALWIMIDGLIRNWMFDPQDFDLIALGKCVIDPYLDGLRTGRG